From the Chitinophaga lutea genome, the window GCGTCGCCCAGCACGATCAGGGGTACGCCGGGGTCTATCTCGCTCACGAGGCGGATGTTCCTCGCCGCGGCCACCGGCCTGAACTGGTTGACGATGTCGCGCACCAGCTCTGATAAAAACACGGTGGTGGTTTCCAGTTTCATGTTGCCGCTTTCGGCCTTGTGCAGGTCGAGAATGTCGTTGATCAGCTCAAGGAGGTGATTGGCGGAAAAGGCGAGGTTGCGGATATATTCTTCCTGCTGCGGCGTATGATCGAGCTGGAGCAATGAAGTTGTGCCGATGATGCCGTTGAGCGGCGTTCTGATCTCGTGGCTCATCACCGACAGGAATTCGGATTTCGCGTGCGACGCTTCCTCCGCCTTTTCCTTCGCCCGGATCAACGTGAGCTCGTTTTCTTTTTTCTCCGTAATGTCCATGATGGCGCCCCTCAGCACCACGTCGCCATTTTCCTTCTCGAACGGCACACCGATCACCTGTACCCACTTTCGTTCGTTGAGCACGTTGGTGGTGAACAGCTCCACCACGAACTCGGTTTTTTCGCGGGCCGATTCTTCGAGTATGGAAGCCACCCGCAACTGGTCGGCATCGCTGAGCATCAGCATGCTCAGGTCGAAGGTGGGCGTCTGGTCTTCCGGGACGCCGAAAATGGCATATGTCTGTTTGGTCCAGAATACTTCACCGGTATTGGGATTAAATTCCCAGCCGCCGGTCTTATTGAGCTCCTGGCTGATATCAAGCAATTGTTTGTTGAGGGTGAATGCTTCTTCCGTTTCCTTCAGCATCAGTTCATATTCCTTCCGGTCGGTAATATCCATCACCGCGCCGCGGAGCTTCACCACTTTATCGTCTTTCACCACGGGCACACCGATCACGCGGAGCCATTTTCCCTGCACGTGCCGTATTTCACAATCGTAAGGCTCCGCCCGGCTGATGGCTCTTTCCGCGCAGCCAGCCAGGATGGCGGCATAGGCGGGCTCGCAAAAGGTAACCAAATGATCGTAGGTGGGCGTGAAGCCGGATGGGGTTTCGTTGACCATGATCAGGTACGTCTGCGGCGTCCAGTATACTTCCCCGGTCACCACGTTGTATTCCCAACCGCCGGTTTTACTGATGCCCTGGCTTTCGTCGAGCAGGTGGTTCAGGCGCTCGAGGCTAAGCGCCAATGCCTGCAGCTGCATCGTGTTCTGCCGTTCTTCCGTAATGTCCTGTATATACCCGATGACATGCTCCGGTTGCCCGGCGTCGTCCATCGTCACGCGTGCTTTCACCAGCATGTAACGGATCCCTATCTTCGGATGTTTGATCCGGAAACGTTGATCCGGCACGATGAAAGGAGGCCGGAGGCATTTTTCCATGACGTCCTTCACGGCGGCCTGATCTTCTTCCACCAGCATGTTGAACCAGCCCCAGCCTATGGAGTCGTCATAACTGTTGCCCGACATCCGTTCCCATTCTTTGTTGACATAAAGACAATTGCCGTCCAAATTGCCCAGAAAAGCTCCCATCGGAGCCTGATCAAGCACTTCCCTGACATGCTGCTCATTCATACAGTTGTACGTTTCGTTACTGGAATGTTAATTTAATGCTATTACCTCCCCGGGCGTGTTCTTTACAAAACAGGCCCCGTCATGCTTACGGGATAAACAGGTGATACTGCTCGTTCATAAAATTCGGTTAACAGGGTTCGTTTCAAACCGATAGTAGCGAAGATGATGCGGAAAAGCTAGAATTTTTTTTTGTATTGGCCAAAACGATGACATATCATTAACCATTCAAAAATAAAAAAGGCCCCGTTTCCGGAGCCCTTTCGGTACGTGGTGATGCGACTATTTTTTTTGCAGGTATTGCCTCGCCGAATCCGCGGCCACCACCACGGCGCCGCCCATCATCACCAGGTCTTTCAGCACCATTCGCCCCGGCCCGGAGAGGTACGGAAAACCATGCTGCGCATCGCCGAGGGCCGGCACCCATGTTTCGGGCGTGGTGACCAGGAACGACAAAGTGCCGATAGCCATGATAAACGTCAGCACCCCGCCAGCCACGCCCAGCAAGGGATTCACGCCATTGAGCAGCAGCAGGAGGCCCATGCCCGTCAGCAGGGCGCCCAGGCCGTACGCGTACCCGTAGGTATTGTTCGTTTTGTGCCAGGCACGGTTTTCTGGCACCAGCTCGCCTTCTTTGTTCCTGTGTTGTTTGTATTCGTCCGGGTGATGGTAAAAGAAGCGCATGAACGGACTGTTGGATACAAAATGCGCGATGCCTTCCGCTTCATAAGGCGCCGCCTTCAGCGCGCCTATCCAGATGAGGATAACGGCAATCGCCATACGGAGAAATTTTACGCCGGCTTTGTCCAGCCGGCTGATGGCCTGTAACATTTTCATGGAACAAATTTACCCGCCCCGCCGCTGCGGGAGAATGGATAAACTTCGCCAATACCCGGACAAATATCGCTACGCCAGAATGACCACGCCCACCTGCTCCCGGAACTCTTTGGGCGATACGCCCGTGTGTTTTTTAAACAGGCGGCTGAAATAAAAAGGGTCCGAAAAACCGGTGTTGACGGCGATTTCCTTCACGCTGAGATGCGAGAAATGCAATGCCCGCTTCGCTTCCTGCACGATGCGCTCGGCGATGAGGGCCGACGGCGTTTTGAACAGGTATTTGCCGGTGAGGCGGGAAAGGGCTTTGACGGAGAGGTGGAGCGCCTCCGCATAATCCGCCGGCTTGTGCCACCGCGAGAAGTTGGACTCGATCAGGTGGTGGAGCTGCTGCAATTGCGGGGCGGCTTTTCCCGGCAGCCCCTCGCCTGCTTCGCCCGTCTGTTTGAGCTTGAGGCGCGTGGCGATGATCAGCAGGATTTTCAGGTGGGCGATCACCATATCGTTCCGCGCCACGTCCTGCGCACGCTGCATGTCCTCCCGGAGCAAACGCAGGTAATTGTCCGCCGCCGCCGCGTTCTCCGGATCGAGCAGCACGAACGGTGGCGCATACACGTTATTGAACAGGACGCCGTTGCAGGCTACCTCGTGCCGGTGTTTTTCGATACAGTAAAAGTCGCTGTGGAAATATAATTGCCGGCCTTCGAAAGGCGCTTCGGATTGCAGTGCGTATTGCTGGAATGGCGTAAAAAAAAGCAATGCAGGGCCTTCAAATGTATATGCGGAAAGGTCTGTCGTACACTGGTAAACGCCCTCCGGCACACTGATCAGCGTGTACATCGGTCTCCGTTCCCAGGATGTTTGATTGTTGATAGCCCTGCACTCCGCCAGCGGCTCCTCTCCGGGCCGGCGGTGAATGGTGTATGATTGCATATAACCAAAGATAGCGTTTAACGGCTTATGTAGGGAGCCGGTTAGCGCCCGCCGTTTTTACGGCTGCCGTATTCCGTCGAACGTCATCACCTGCAAAATCCCTCCTGCCTGTAGTTTTATTGCTTTCAGGTTCCCTGACAGGTTATGATTCATGCAAGCGAGAAAATATCTTTCATTTTTATTTGAAATTTCCGAAATTACAGATATCTTTGTATCAGCAAAGCGATATTACCATGAACACGCTGGCCTACATCATTTATCTCTGCCTCACTTACCTGATCACCGTACGGGTGGGTTTTCTCTTCTACCGCAACGGGCGGGTATTCATACTGGGGTTGCTGCACAACAATGTAAGCCTCACAGACGCCATCAACCGCATCCTGCTCACCGGTTATTACCTGCTCAACCTGGGATATGCCGCGCTGATGATCAGCACCTGGGACACCATTACCAGCTGGACGGCGCTGCTGGAGAGCATCACCGCCATGACAGCGCGTATCATGCTGACGCTGGCCCTGATACATTGCTGTAATATGCTCGTTATCTGGTTCATCAGTAAAAAACACCCGGTTACTCACATATAAATTGATATAACATGATGCAACCCTCTTACAACTTCCTCGCCTATCTGATTTATTTGCCCGTTGTGATCGTATTGACATGGTTCGTAGCGCACACCCTGTTCAAAAACAGCAAGGTGTTTATGATGGATATCTTTTCCGGCAAAGCGGACATCGCCCTTGCCACCAATAAACTGTTCGAGACGGGGTTTTATCTGCTGAACCTCGGATGCGCCCTGTACATCATGCAGATCAGCTCCGAGATCGTGGAAACGCGCACCATGCTGGAAAAACTCAGCACCAAGATCGGCGGTTTCTGCGTATACCTCGGCGTGATGTTGTTTTTTAACCTGTATCTCTTTTTCAGGGGGCGACGGATCAGCAAAATGCGGGGACGGCTGGCCGAAGCTGTTGCACAGCTTAATCCCTGATTTTCGAACACTCCCCGGGCCACCGGGGAGTTTTTTTTGGCCAGCCGGGTAATAAATTCCACAGCGATTTTCTTCTCTCCCATGGCTGTTCCGGCTGGCATGATTCTTTCCCTCCATACCCCTACACCCAAACCGTACATGATGGAACCCGGATTTTATTCAAGAAGGCAGTTCCTGCA encodes:
- a CDS encoding ATP-binding protein, producing the protein MNEQHVREVLDQAPMGAFLGNLDGNCLYVNKEWERMSGNSYDDSIGWGWFNMLVEEDQAAVKDVMEKCLRPPFIVPDQRFRIKHPKIGIRYMLVKARVTMDDAGQPEHVIGYIQDITEERQNTMQLQALALSLERLNHLLDESQGISKTGGWEYNVVTGEVYWTPQTYLIMVNETPSGFTPTYDHLVTFCEPAYAAILAGCAERAISRAEPYDCEIRHVQGKWLRVIGVPVVKDDKVVKLRGAVMDITDRKEYELMLKETEEAFTLNKQLLDISQELNKTGGWEFNPNTGEVFWTKQTYAIFGVPEDQTPTFDLSMLMLSDADQLRVASILEESAREKTEFVVELFTTNVLNERKWVQVIGVPFEKENGDVVLRGAIMDITEKKENELTLIRAKEKAEEASHAKSEFLSVMSHEIRTPLNGIIGTTSLLQLDHTPQQEEYIRNLAFSANHLLELINDILDLHKAESGNMKLETTTVFLSELVRDIVNQFRPVAAARNIRLVSEIDPGVPLIVLGDALRLSQVLNNLVSNAITYTNEGEVVISLRPVSAGKETAVIHFSVKDTGIGIPRELHETVFESFRQVQPASTRKHSGTGLGLAITKRLVGLHNSEIFLKSTPGEGSEFYFDITFNLPVQKRLPVPGKDATLAGYEKKFAGLKMLFVEDNYINVVVAKGQLEYFGIQPDCAQNAHEAMALLRQNHYDVALLDLHMPEIDGYTLAETIMAQYPDTHIIIFTADIMSDVRVRLAKMNIHDVLNKPFMPREMLDILLKVAREGAFKPAG
- a CDS encoding DUF417 family protein — encoded protein: MKMLQAISRLDKAGVKFLRMAIAVILIWIGALKAAPYEAEGIAHFVSNSPFMRFFYHHPDEYKQHRNKEGELVPENRAWHKTNNTYGYAYGLGALLTGMGLLLLLNGVNPLLGVAGGVLTFIMAIGTLSFLVTTPETWVPALGDAQHGFPYLSGPGRMVLKDLVMMGGAVVVAADSARQYLQKK
- a CDS encoding helix-turn-helix domain-containing protein, with product MQSYTIHRRPGEEPLAECRAINNQTSWERRPMYTLISVPEGVYQCTTDLSAYTFEGPALLFFTPFQQYALQSEAPFEGRQLYFHSDFYCIEKHRHEVACNGVLFNNVYAPPFVLLDPENAAAADNYLRLLREDMQRAQDVARNDMVIAHLKILLIIATRLKLKQTGEAGEGLPGKAAPQLQQLHHLIESNFSRWHKPADYAEALHLSVKALSRLTGKYLFKTPSALIAERIVQEAKRALHFSHLSVKEIAVNTGFSDPFYFSRLFKKHTGVSPKEFREQVGVVILA